One segment of Sander vitreus isolate 19-12246 chromosome 20, sanVit1, whole genome shotgun sequence DNA contains the following:
- the LOC144535657 gene encoding uncharacterized protein LOC144535657 isoform X1 → METSQNVPEVKVLPTTNKSENSLQPLRPEVTVYQIFHANPHHDRFLPSCCTAAEYFCQKTSRKVGQVNQEFRSQPARDGQHFELTEHREPEDRGASPARMTLHHIPHPAETREGDTSGECFCWVCGPNRCGTTEPAKRDTTRGENDSELQSDEEDLEPPLPLRSDDEWPHYRPLPPPYHYMHNYDLYHTIDVRHYHSAGQGHCNLNPINTLPPQSCHHSAPCQYRGPWDDSQNWLRCHSNFMNDSMAQGSVSVNMPQFSVPPVEGVSQVSVMNLSSARAEESVSHPREKRRTISLPDECRNVFITYSSDISSEIGTFVDFLTKQGFRPAIDVFDNPIRRRDINKWKDGCLKDQSALIVIAISPKYKADIEGCVVDSHDLHTKYIHSMMQNEFIQQGSLNFRFIPLLFFNASQKHVPSWLQNTPVYRWPQDAEDVLLRLLREERYVPPPVSRELSLIIRPVALSAAATL, encoded by the exons ATGGAGACATCTCAAAATGTACCAGAGGTAAAAGTTTTGCCCACTACAAATAAGTCAGAAAATTCCCTTCAACCGTTAAGGCCTGAAGTTACAGTATACCAAATCTTTCATGCTAATCCACACCATGATAGATTCTTACCATCCTGTTGCACGGCTGCAGAATATTTCTGCCAAAAAACGTCACGTAAAGTTGGACAAGTGAACCAAGAGTTTAGGAGTCAGCCAGCTCGTGATGGGCAGCATTTTGAGCTGACAGAACACAGAGAGCCAGAAGATAGAGGAGCGTCTCCCGCCAGGATGACTCTCCATCATATACCTCATCCTGCAGAGACCAGGGAGGGTGACACCAGTGGAGAGTGCTTCTGTTGGGTCTGTGGACCTAACCGATGTGGAACAACAGAGCCTGCAAAGAGAGACACAACTAG gggTGAAAACGATTCTGAGCTTCAGAGTGATGAGGAGGATCTTGAACCTCCCTTGCCGCTAAGATCTGATGATGAGTGGCCACACTACAGACCCCTTCCACCTCCTTACCACTACATGCACAACTACG ACCTTTATCATACAATTGATGTCAGGCATTATCACTCTGCAGGGCAAGGGCATTGTAATCTCAATCCCATCAACACACTCCCTCCTCAGTCATGTCACCACTCTGCTCCCTGCCAGTACAGAGGACCCTGGGATGACTCCCAAAACTG GCTCCGGTGCCACAGTAACTTTATGAATGACAGCATGGCTCAGGGAAGTGTCTCAGTTAACATGCCTCAGTTCTCCGTGCCCCCTGTGGAGGGCGTGTCGCAGGTCAGTGTGATGAACCTGAGCTCTGCAAGAGCAGAGGAGTCTGTCTCACATCCACGTGAGAAAAGAAGAACAATCAGTCTGCCTGATGAGTGCC gAAACGTTTTTATAACTTATTCTTCAGACATTTCTTCAGAGATAGGTACCTTTGTAGACTTTCTCACAAAGCAAGGTTTTCGACCAGCT ATTGACGTATTTGATAACCCCATCAGACGCCGGGATATCAACAAGTGGAAGGACGGTTGCCTGAAAGAT caaTCAGCCCTGATTGTCATCGCCATCAGTCCAAAGTACAAGGCAGACATTGAAGGATGTGTAGTGGATAGCCATGATCTACACACTAAATATATTCACTCCATG ATGCAGAATGAATTCATCCAGCAAGGCAGCTTGAATTTTAGATTCATACCGCTTCTCTTCTTTAATGCATCCCAG AAACACGTCCCAAGTTGGCTTCAGAACACACCTGTTTACCGCTGGCCGCAGGACGCTGAGGATGTGTTACTGCGGCTTCTCAGGGAGGAGAGATACgttcctcctcctgtttctcgGGAGCTCTCTCTCATCATCAGGCCTGTGGCCCTCAGTGCTGCAGCTACACTGTAA
- the LOC144535657 gene encoding uncharacterized protein LOC144535657 isoform X2: protein METSQNVPEVKVLPTTNKSENSLQPLRPEVTVYQIFHANPHHDRFLPSCCTAAEYFCQKTSRKVGQVNQEFRSQPARDGQHFELTEHREPEDRGASPARMTLHHIPHPAETREGDTSGECFCWVCGPNRCGTTEPAKRDTTRGENDSELQSDEEDLEPPLPLRSDDEWPHYRPLPPPYHYMHNYGQGHCNLNPINTLPPQSCHHSAPCQYRGPWDDSQNWLRCHSNFMNDSMAQGSVSVNMPQFSVPPVEGVSQVSVMNLSSARAEESVSHPREKRRTISLPDECRNVFITYSSDISSEIGTFVDFLTKQGFRPAIDVFDNPIRRRDINKWKDGCLKDQSALIVIAISPKYKADIEGCVVDSHDLHTKYIHSMMQNEFIQQGSLNFRFIPLLFFNASQKHVPSWLQNTPVYRWPQDAEDVLLRLLREERYVPPPVSRELSLIIRPVALSAAATL, encoded by the exons ATGGAGACATCTCAAAATGTACCAGAGGTAAAAGTTTTGCCCACTACAAATAAGTCAGAAAATTCCCTTCAACCGTTAAGGCCTGAAGTTACAGTATACCAAATCTTTCATGCTAATCCACACCATGATAGATTCTTACCATCCTGTTGCACGGCTGCAGAATATTTCTGCCAAAAAACGTCACGTAAAGTTGGACAAGTGAACCAAGAGTTTAGGAGTCAGCCAGCTCGTGATGGGCAGCATTTTGAGCTGACAGAACACAGAGAGCCAGAAGATAGAGGAGCGTCTCCCGCCAGGATGACTCTCCATCATATACCTCATCCTGCAGAGACCAGGGAGGGTGACACCAGTGGAGAGTGCTTCTGTTGGGTCTGTGGACCTAACCGATGTGGAACAACAGAGCCTGCAAAGAGAGACACAACTAG gggTGAAAACGATTCTGAGCTTCAGAGTGATGAGGAGGATCTTGAACCTCCCTTGCCGCTAAGATCTGATGATGAGTGGCCACACTACAGACCCCTTCCACCTCCTTACCACTACATGCACAACTACG GGCAAGGGCATTGTAATCTCAATCCCATCAACACACTCCCTCCTCAGTCATGTCACCACTCTGCTCCCTGCCAGTACAGAGGACCCTGGGATGACTCCCAAAACTG GCTCCGGTGCCACAGTAACTTTATGAATGACAGCATGGCTCAGGGAAGTGTCTCAGTTAACATGCCTCAGTTCTCCGTGCCCCCTGTGGAGGGCGTGTCGCAGGTCAGTGTGATGAACCTGAGCTCTGCAAGAGCAGAGGAGTCTGTCTCACATCCACGTGAGAAAAGAAGAACAATCAGTCTGCCTGATGAGTGCC gAAACGTTTTTATAACTTATTCTTCAGACATTTCTTCAGAGATAGGTACCTTTGTAGACTTTCTCACAAAGCAAGGTTTTCGACCAGCT ATTGACGTATTTGATAACCCCATCAGACGCCGGGATATCAACAAGTGGAAGGACGGTTGCCTGAAAGAT caaTCAGCCCTGATTGTCATCGCCATCAGTCCAAAGTACAAGGCAGACATTGAAGGATGTGTAGTGGATAGCCATGATCTACACACTAAATATATTCACTCCATG ATGCAGAATGAATTCATCCAGCAAGGCAGCTTGAATTTTAGATTCATACCGCTTCTCTTCTTTAATGCATCCCAG AAACACGTCCCAAGTTGGCTTCAGAACACACCTGTTTACCGCTGGCCGCAGGACGCTGAGGATGTGTTACTGCGGCTTCTCAGGGAGGAGAGATACgttcctcctcctgtttctcgGGAGCTCTCTCTCATCATCAGGCCTGTGGCCCTCAGTGCTGCAGCTACACTGTAA
- the LOC144535657 gene encoding E3 ubiquitin ligase TRAF3IP2-like isoform X4, translating into MNDSMAQGSVSVNMPQFSVPPVEGVSQVSVMNLSSARAEESVSHPREKRRTISLPDECRNVFITYSSDISSEIGTFVDFLTKQGFRPAIDVFDNPIRRRDINKWKDGCLKDQSALIVIAISPKYKADIEGCVVDSHDLHTKYIHSMMQNEFIQQGSLNFRFIPLLFFNASQKHVPSWLQNTPVYRWPQDAEDVLLRLLREERYVPPPVSRELSLIIRPVALSAAATL; encoded by the exons ATGAATGACAGCATGGCTCAGGGAAGTGTCTCAGTTAACATGCCTCAGTTCTCCGTGCCCCCTGTGGAGGGCGTGTCGCAGGTCAGTGTGATGAACCTGAGCTCTGCAAGAGCAGAGGAGTCTGTCTCACATCCACGTGAGAAAAGAAGAACAATCAGTCTGCCTGATGAGTGCC gAAACGTTTTTATAACTTATTCTTCAGACATTTCTTCAGAGATAGGTACCTTTGTAGACTTTCTCACAAAGCAAGGTTTTCGACCAGCT ATTGACGTATTTGATAACCCCATCAGACGCCGGGATATCAACAAGTGGAAGGACGGTTGCCTGAAAGAT caaTCAGCCCTGATTGTCATCGCCATCAGTCCAAAGTACAAGGCAGACATTGAAGGATGTGTAGTGGATAGCCATGATCTACACACTAAATATATTCACTCCATG ATGCAGAATGAATTCATCCAGCAAGGCAGCTTGAATTTTAGATTCATACCGCTTCTCTTCTTTAATGCATCCCAG AAACACGTCCCAAGTTGGCTTCAGAACACACCTGTTTACCGCTGGCCGCAGGACGCTGAGGATGTGTTACTGCGGCTTCTCAGGGAGGAGAGATACgttcctcctcctgtttctcgGGAGCTCTCTCTCATCATCAGGCCTGTGGCCCTCAGTGCTGCAGCTACACTGTAA
- the LOC144535657 gene encoding uncharacterized protein LOC144535657 isoform X3, giving the protein MYQRGENDSELQSDEEDLEPPLPLRSDDEWPHYRPLPPPYHYMHNYDLYHTIDVRHYHSAGQGHCNLNPINTLPPQSCHHSAPCQYRGPWDDSQNWLRCHSNFMNDSMAQGSVSVNMPQFSVPPVEGVSQVSVMNLSSARAEESVSHPREKRRTISLPDECRNVFITYSSDISSEIGTFVDFLTKQGFRPAIDVFDNPIRRRDINKWKDGCLKDQSALIVIAISPKYKADIEGCVVDSHDLHTKYIHSMMQNEFIQQGSLNFRFIPLLFFNASQKHVPSWLQNTPVYRWPQDAEDVLLRLLREERYVPPPVSRELSLIIRPVALSAAATL; this is encoded by the exons ATGTACCAGAG gggTGAAAACGATTCTGAGCTTCAGAGTGATGAGGAGGATCTTGAACCTCCCTTGCCGCTAAGATCTGATGATGAGTGGCCACACTACAGACCCCTTCCACCTCCTTACCACTACATGCACAACTACG ACCTTTATCATACAATTGATGTCAGGCATTATCACTCTGCAGGGCAAGGGCATTGTAATCTCAATCCCATCAACACACTCCCTCCTCAGTCATGTCACCACTCTGCTCCCTGCCAGTACAGAGGACCCTGGGATGACTCCCAAAACTG GCTCCGGTGCCACAGTAACTTTATGAATGACAGCATGGCTCAGGGAAGTGTCTCAGTTAACATGCCTCAGTTCTCCGTGCCCCCTGTGGAGGGCGTGTCGCAGGTCAGTGTGATGAACCTGAGCTCTGCAAGAGCAGAGGAGTCTGTCTCACATCCACGTGAGAAAAGAAGAACAATCAGTCTGCCTGATGAGTGCC gAAACGTTTTTATAACTTATTCTTCAGACATTTCTTCAGAGATAGGTACCTTTGTAGACTTTCTCACAAAGCAAGGTTTTCGACCAGCT ATTGACGTATTTGATAACCCCATCAGACGCCGGGATATCAACAAGTGGAAGGACGGTTGCCTGAAAGAT caaTCAGCCCTGATTGTCATCGCCATCAGTCCAAAGTACAAGGCAGACATTGAAGGATGTGTAGTGGATAGCCATGATCTACACACTAAATATATTCACTCCATG ATGCAGAATGAATTCATCCAGCAAGGCAGCTTGAATTTTAGATTCATACCGCTTCTCTTCTTTAATGCATCCCAG AAACACGTCCCAAGTTGGCTTCAGAACACACCTGTTTACCGCTGGCCGCAGGACGCTGAGGATGTGTTACTGCGGCTTCTCAGGGAGGAGAGATACgttcctcctcctgtttctcgGGAGCTCTCTCTCATCATCAGGCCTGTGGCCCTCAGTGCTGCAGCTACACTGTAA